GTTCTAACTGATCCATCATCCCAGTCTCATCCAAAGCAAAATCAACTATGGTTTCAGCATCAGGGAATCGTTGCTCTGCAGAAAGCACAAGAGCTAAAAGCTTCCAACCTCTTCCTGAGCTGCCTGCCACCAAATCAGAATACATCGTTGCGTTGTCAAAAGCTACATCCAGATTCCTCTGCAGTGCATTTTCTAGCCCAAGGCTATACATTACTTCTGGATCCTCCTTCCAAATAAAACTAGCATGGTTTAGAGAGTTCAAAGACTCTTTCTGAAATAGAATTCGATCAGAGTCCAAGACAGAAACTCTAGCAGCATTGCCATAGCAAACACCAAGGAATTTATGGGCTTGACCCATGAAATGCTCCTTCTGCTGATCAGCCAGATCAATAATTTTATGAGCAAATTCAATCCCGTGGTGAGCATGGCTTGGATCTTGGGAACACAATTTTACTCCCAGCAAAAAAGAAGGAATGTGGGGCTTGGGCTTTGCTTCAGAACAACTTGAAACCTTCCTTAAAAGGTTCAGAGCTGTTTCATTTTGTCCTGCAGCACTATAACAAAGAGCAAGAAAGTACCACCTCTCAGTTCGGTTATAGATACCTGGAAGGACCTGCTCCACATGGTCTGCTAACAATTCAAACTGGCCAGTAATTGAGAATGCATAGGTTAGATGGTCCATAATTTCTGTATCCCATTTTATTTCCCGAAGTGCCACTTTTCTCATGAGAATTAACAACAAAAGGATGGCCTCTTCAGTATTATTTTTCGGGGTGGTTGGACCCCGTACTTTCAACTGAGGCGGAATGCTTGCTTCAATTCCACCATAGAGTAAAGTAGCAGCTAAGTCCTTTTGTACACCGGCCAACCTCTGGGGGTCCAAGTTCCATGGCTTGACTAGAGCGCGACGATATGCAATGATAGCTTCATCAAGAAACCCTGCCCTGGTCCACAAGACGGGGAGCAACTCCAATGCTTTGTGAAACATCTCTTGCAACTTGCAGTCTTCACCAATGCCCTCAGACATTCCGGTAGGTAGTGCCGATTCAACTACATCCAGAATTATTTTGCACTCCTTTGCAGCCTCTGATGAATGAGAGAGTATCAGAACCATCAGAACATTTTAATCATaaacattataaattaaatattctcGTCATGTCAAAATCACAACCATCTGGATTCTGATTCAACAATCACACTATCAGCCTAGCCATGTCATTGAAACAACATACTTAAAAGAAGTATGCATTCTAAACATTCAAATGAACCTTAATATTTCGCAAATTTGAATTACACGTAAACAGAAGATTTCCTAGTGATCATATAAACGAATACATTACGCTATTATAATACAGGAAAAGGTTCACACCTATATATCGCCCAAGTTCCTCCAGTGATCTGGCTTTAAGCAAGATTGCTTCAAGGAGTAAGCTCACCGAATGCATCGACATCACACTGGGAGTTGCATTATCACCTTTACCGCGTGGTCTCCGTGGCCTAGTGCTCTCAACAATAGCCCTAACCATCCTTGGGGTTAAAGTTTTTACCTCAATACCCTGAAATACCTGAAGAGCAGCATCATGATTCCCTCTCTGGTACTCGAGCCTCCCCAAAAGAGCCCTAGCTTCctgattaaaactcattcaaacACAATTCAATACACGCAAACGAGGTACAGCTAAAAGCGCAATGAATCAATAAGCTAGTTTCATCAGTAACGACGGGACAAACAAGCCCACCTCATAATTTAAGGAGAGAGCTTCTTTTAGAGTGGATTCAACTTCATCCACCTGGGCATCCTCAAATTTCGAATCCCAGTCACCGGCCCTGGACGAAAGCCCACTCGCAGAGAAATCCCTTGTCGCTAGCGACTCCGGCGACTGCGGCCGCTCGTCCAACTTGAATTGCTCTCCTGAGCAAGCACACAACATCTTCTCCAGAAAGAATTGGTGAAATGTAGATCTTTCTTTGTACAAGGAGAGGTAACAAAATCACTTCTAAATGATTTCTATGA
This genomic interval from Juglans microcarpa x Juglans regia isolate MS1-56 chromosome 4D, Jm3101_v1.0, whole genome shotgun sequence contains the following:
- the LOC121259548 gene encoding protein NPGR1, with translation MLCACSGEQFKLDERPQSPESLATRDFSASGLSSRAGDWDSKFEDAQVDEVESTLKEALSLNYEEARALLGRLEYQRGNHDAALQVFQGIEVKTLTPRMVRAIVESTRPRRPRGKGDNATPSVMSMHSVSLLLEAILLKARSLEELGRYIEAAKECKIILDVVESALPTGMSEGIGEDCKLQEMFHKALELLPVLWTRAGFLDEAIIAYRRALVKPWNLDPQRLAGVQKDLAATLLYGGIEASIPPQLKVRGPTTPKNNTEEAILLLLILMRKVALREIKWDTEIMDHLTYAFSITGQFELLADHVEQVLPGIYNRTERWYFLALCYSAAGQNETALNLLRKVSSCSEAKPKPHIPSFLLGVKLCSQDPSHAHHGIEFAHKIIDLADQQKEHFMGQAHKFLGVCYGNAARVSVLDSDRILFQKESLNSLNHASFIWKEDPEVMYSLGLENALQRNLDVAFDNATMYSDLVAGSSGRGWKLLALVLSAEQRFPDAETIVDFALDETGMMDQLELLRLKAVLQIAQKQPKQAIETYRILLALIQAQREFRTKNCDQAEYLVSNALVERKLEMTAWQDLASIYTELGSWPDAEICVGKAKSIEFHSPGSWHTTGILFEAQSLYKEALVSFSVSLSIEPDHVPSIVSTAEVLMKLGSHSLPIARSFLMNAVRLEPTNHQAWLNLGLLSKMEGSLQQAADYFQAAYELKSSAPIQSFI